aaaaagctcaaaatgaaaaaaaactactaaagagagtaaagaaaaactGCTACTGTATCCGCTGATGTCAAAACTTGccctaaaaaagtgaaactcttctatttatacataGCTGAAATTTTCGGATAAAAATGCTCTTTCagagattctgcggccgcacaattccatgtgcggtccgcacttttgcttcaacctgacaGGATTGGAatcttgcggccgcacaattctgaaccgcggccgcatctctctctttctgcggtccgcacatttctgagtgcggccgcacatgactcttttgcggaccgcacaaatgcaACTGCGGCCGCGTAGCtgatcttctgcggccgcacttccgTTGACAGATTCTCTAAACTTTTGCTCTTGCctatcttctgcggccgcacatttcatgTGCGAACCACACTTCTCACGGATCTCTGATAAGTTCTTCTGCACAATCTGCAGTCGCAaatgatattctgcggtccgcactttaaaCTTCTGTGTTTGTTTTTGTCCTTGAAttcagatcactccttcttgTGTAGGATTTCATCTTGGAGACTcattttccaatattcctgcaattaagcatatttcatcagtttttgggaatacaattaaatgcttttggactaaaacgaaagctaaaaggcgctaataagtagtcaaaatccccacttatcaacggGTTTCAGGCGTGGTGACGTCCAAAATTTTCTggacccactggtccaagccttcaacccttggtggtgtccgtcgagttgctgaaataatgaaaaaagaaggatcagtgatagcatgaaaaAACCTTTAACCATAAGAAATAACAGACGTTGAACTTACGTGTACGATTCCATGATTCAGGAAATGATGAAGTTGTGGCCGAGATGATGTCCCTGGTGGCAATTACAACGAACCGCTCCATCCATTCACAGTTGTTGTCATCATCCATACTGGTGAGCAAAGCATGGTGACCACATTTGCTgaagtttatcattcccccacggaaaatcttgggggaataaaggttcattaGTCGAGCTCTTTCCCCGTCTCCTGGCATAGCCGCCGAAGACAGGCTACCATCTGCCATACAGAAGGGCTCACCTGTGCCAAGCAGACATGATAACGAAAGCAAAACTCCAAGATTATGGGGGTCAAGTCCCCTACTCAATGAGAACGGGCCCAAAGTGAATGGGTAGGTGTAAACGTACGTAAAATCTTTCTTGGGGAAGGTTACCCGCTCCGCTAGATCAGGAGCGATGATGTTCAAATCATGGCAACCACAGTCTTCCTTCATAGCAGGGATGCTAGAAGGATGTATGAAAGAAGGGTATACACTAATGGCCCATGTGAGGGAGTTAGGAGAAATGAACTTCTCTTCGAAATCCTTAGCCGTAGTAAGCTTTCTAGGGATAATGGTGCTCACCGTAGGAGGAGCATCATCATCAATGCTtttcttgttctttgaagaactggAGTTTTTAGAAGAAGAGGCCATAGTTAGCAGAGAGAAGTAAGGGTTTCTCTGAAGAAGAAGGTtaaagaaagttgaaatcaaGAGTGAGTTGAGTAAAGAAAGTTTGAGAGAGTTCGAAAAATTGTGAAGTGCaaaagaagaagattgaagcgTATAAGCACTGGAATAAGCGGCTAAAATCGTGGTCATGATTGAGAAAGAGATTAAAAAGTTGATCCTGAAGATAGCTTTAACGACATTCGAATAGAACTCAACGTTGTGCGCTAGGTTTCAAGGTCAGATACCTCGAGAACCGGTGAAAATGTTGTTGAATCATGGGATGATACGTATTTTGGGCATTAAatacggagagacgtgcgtctaatcaagcgtcagaaacttttcagagggGGTCAGAGAATTTCCAGCCAATAAAGGTATCTTCACCAACTTCTCGATGACACAAGAATGTGCCACCGGAAAGTAGTGGGACTATATGTATAGGGCAAAATATGTTCATGTTAAATACTCGCATAATAGAGTGACACATGGAACCAGAGACAGATGAAAAGTGAGACAGGTGGAAATCAAATCCGGGGGCAGCAATGTCGGTTGTCCCCGAAGGGAATTTTGctcataaaaataaataaatgccTGCCACTCGGTAGCATTCAATGGAGAATATTCTGCAGTATTAAATACATAGTCCGTTATAGAGAACATGACATTCATAGCGTGCCGTTACATATTCTTCAATGACCCAcataattatcatttaagaggggTTTGATTCTAGGACCTTGTTCCCAAAGTGCAACTATAAATAGCGAGTTCAACATCCATTAGAGGGGACACATATTTTCCGACAAACTTATGCTGTATACTATTCAAAATATCAATaacattttatttcttgcttattaataTTGCTATTATTGCCTTCGGAAGCTCTGCTTTCGGAACAAAGCCATCTACtttcttatctcgatttcaatgcCAAGTCTTGCATtcttatttaatttaatattattttgggatcaaatcgattcccATGTCTacaaaccacgtataaattcaactgtaccattttacgggtaaacaaattCAAAAAGTTGATTAACGAGTTAAAGTGGCTATATAGAATTTTAACcgtgtttcaatttatatgatacTATTCCTAATTAGTtcatttcgaaaaaaataaaacaattttttttatagtcatgtaaataatataAGATATctaagatcacaagtttcaaaagttttatagTTACAACAGATGCTTTGAAATATTTAATACgataaattttaaaagttctttTCCTTGGAATTTGTTGAGCTAGAATACTTAGTAATTTTTgttcaaattctatatttattctaaaaaatttattgaatatatataaattattaatttagcttATAAAAAGATTAGAATTCTAATTAACATGTACAAAAAATTCTaacaacaaaaaaggaaaaaatattcaagcaaaaagaatttATCAGAgacaaaaataagggaaaaagaagTAAACTTCTGCTTTTTGATGCGTTGGTCACCCTTGGCTAATATATATCGCCGAGAAAGAAAGATCAGAACGGACGACGTGTCGCCGGCTGCAAAATCTCTCCGTCTAATCGCCGCCGTTCCATGTCGTCGATGTTAAACAACAACAGTATCTCCATTACTGTCTCTGACGACGAGCCCGACGAATTTGCCAACAAGCTTAGGGCACGAGCTCGAAGGAAGAGAAAGAAAATCGGCCACCGAAGCAAAACCAGTTGCACTCATATTATCCTTAAAAAGCTACTCCGGTGGTGGCCTGTTCTCCTATTCTTACTTGCCGCGGCTCTTCTCATCTTCGAGGCCTCTCGAATTGGAACAAGACCTAGTTCGCTTGTTAAAAAACCGGATCCGGTGACCGAACATAAGCTTAATAAGCCTGTTGAGAAGAAGAAGCCGGCGAATTTAAATCGTCTCGATCCGGTAACTCATGTTGTCCATGGAGTTAGAGAACGTGAGTTTTTTGCATTATGATCTAATTTATTTAAGTGCGTAACTACTGTTTGCTACTATTACGATATCAGTTTATGCAGAATGTGCACATTGCTTGTATAATTGAAATGAGTTTAAGTTCTCTTCACTAACGGTGTAAAATATGTTTAAAGTATCAGGTCACTTAGTAGGTAATTACAAATAAATCTCTTTAGGTAATCAAGTAAAAATGGTAAATTTCACTGATGGTGCAATTTCTTTTTACCCTATCAGTATATAACCTAAATCCAAATGAAGTTTACTTACATTCTATATGAAATCCCCCTGATATAGTGATTTAAAAGTTGAATGATTTAAGGAGTTGATAGGCTGCTTAAACTATGCATGTCTGTAATATTTGGCCAAGTATCCAATTTGAAGCTCTTAATGTTTCTGATTTGTTATATCCTACAAAGAGATGAAATATGTGCTAGGCATAAGGGCAATGATAAAAATCTGGTCTTTATGAGCTCAGATGCTCTATTCAGGTTCTTCCACTCCCAATTGATTTCCCTTGAACTTTCCAGACGAGGGCTATTAGTTGGGAGTTCCGATATTGGTCAATATGGGTCTTTAATGGTGTTACTAAGCGAACTGCTTGCGAGCTAAGTTGCAAGGACTCTTCATTTTGTGGTGTCGCACACATGTCGACACGACACCAATACTAGTATGGGTGTGGGATACGTTCCGGATCTGGTCAATCAAcattgggtactttgaccacaaACTACGGAGAAATTAGAAATATGATTTGGCATTTTGATTTCTCAAGACTAAAGCTAATGTaaatttctaaatgactacctaAGACTTGATAATAAAAGATTGAGTTAATGAACTCTACGCGCTACATGCAAGTTTTCCACAATGTCTCATAATTTAGGCATAATTTTGTAGATCTATTTTTAGATATAGCCGAATCCGCCCACTTGTATCCGTACCTAGATTCATATACctgaatcttaaaatttagatcaCGTAGGATCCGGCCTCTAGATCGACACCCGTATCGGATATTGGCACCCGAGTCTGAGCAACTTAGCTTGCGAGTGACACTTGTTTATTCATCTAGAATTTCCTTGTAAATGCTTCCTTTCAGGTGTCCCAAAAATTTGACCTCTTTCCCTAAATGACAAAGTCATCTATTTTAAAAAGCCAAGTTAATGTATAATACTACTGATACTTGGAGTTATTATATGAGTATCTAAGATATAGGAGGAATCTTAAAGTTGGTGCTAAAGTGATCTAGCTGACATATGGGACAGATCATTTGGCGTTTCTTCAAGTAAAACTATGTTATTCAGCATTCCTTTGTGGTTTATTACACAGTGATTTTGTTTATGTACAAGATATTTGAAATGCGTCAAAGTGGATATGTTTTTTTGACCCATCGTCTTCAATAATGTGCAACAAATCATGCATCTCGCAGCCTGCTTGAAGCTACTACCAGCTGAAGAGCTTGAGCATCTGGATTTTCCCATGGATAAAGTACCTGCTGATCCTATTAAACTGGTGATATACACCACAAAGGCAAATCCTGCTTATGTTGATGAGAATATGCCATTTGAGCAACACTCGGAGGCCACAAGATTTAATTTATTCACAGGAAACCAAACTCTCAAGCAAAGGGATGAAAGTTTTAAGGTTGTCGACCTGCATCTTGCTTTTGGTGATTACCTATTTACCTATGAAATAAGTTATgtatctctctctttctttttctttgacaaTTTGCTTAAGCATTATCTCTCAGGTGAAAGGAGAGGCTTCTATCCACTGTGGTTTTTACAGTGATAAAGGTGGCTTTAGGATTTCTGTTGAAGATAGAAGTTATATGGAATCCTGCAAAGCTGTTGTGTCGACTTGTGCATTTGGTGGTGGAGATGATCTCTATCAACCTATAGGAATGTCAGAGTCATCTCtcaagaaggttatctttttggGATTGTTAATGCTTATGAGTGCTTTTCAATCTTTAGTTGACACGATGTGTGATTACAGTTGCAATCGCAAAGTAGTTGGGTTGGAGCGCTGGAGAATTAATTGATGCAGGACACATTAGTTTACTCAATGTTTTTGGAATTAAATGATGCAGGTTTGCTTTGTGGCTTTTTGGGATGAAATTACACTTGCATCACAAGAGGCAGATGGCCATAAAGTTGGTGATGACCATTATATCGGAAAATGGCGCATTATCCTTGTTAAGGATCTACCTTTCCGAGACCAAAGGTTGAATGGTAAAATCCCAAAGGTATGCTTATTGCCTAATTCCTCGATTTCTCGTATGCTTTTGTATTTTACAATGAAAATATCCTAATACTTAAAGTGAAGCTTCTGGTAATCTTGCCCTACTCCCGATAACAAGATTCTTCTCCACGATGCGTCGAGAAATAATGGTGCCTTACAAATTGGAAGTGCTATAAAGCAAATCGGATTGATGATCCAATTTTGAAGATTAATAATGTCGGGAAAACCAAATTTAGTCGCCATTTGATGCttccttttaagatttaataaTTGGATTTTTGGACCATGTATCATTTTGGAGGAGAACATCCATCATCTCACCTGCATACTCTCCAACTGCTtgattttccattttttgtcTCTGTACCTGGGCTCCCCATTGTAGCAATAACAGCAGAAATTGCATTATTTAATTGATGATAGCATCTGAAGTTCATGTGCCTTTGTTGTCATTGATCTAGTAGGTAAAAGTTGTACAAAGTATAACTGTATAATTTGGCAGCAAGTGGTCTCCAATTGTGGATTTCAGGATGTTGACCAAAAAAGTAGTTTTCAGGATGTTTGTGCTAGGGTTTTGATGCTTTTTGTCCAATATTTAGCCCACAATACTCTctcaatacattttcaagtttctTATATTTATCCCtttgaaattgttaaaataaTAGGTTTATGTGAATGTGTACATTTTTTCTTGCTAGCAGCTGTTTTATAAGGatttaattcatgtctaaatTAATCAGATGCTGGTCCATCGTCTCTTTCCGAATGCTAGATATTCCATTTGGGTAGATTCGAAATCCCAACTTAGGAGGGATCCATTGGGTGTGCTGGAAGCTTTGCTCTGGCATTCAAACTCTGTGCTAGCAATCTCTGAACATGGGGCTCGGAGTAGCGTGTATGATGAGGCAAAGGCTGTTATCAAGAAAAACAAAGCCACTCCAGAGGAAGTGGAGGTGCAGTTAGCTCAGTACCGTCAAGATGGCCTCCCTGAGGATAAGAGATTCAATGGGAAGAAAGGTAGGATTTCTCATTTCCCTTGTCAGCTGGGGATGGGCTATTGGGCTTACCATAATTGTTATCCACTGCATAATCATCATAAAACTGTTCCTCAATTCCACAAAAGAGACAACCCTTGTCCTCCCAAGTAGATAAGTCATTCTCACAGTCAATTTATCTGTTGCAGCTCTAGCTGAAGCTTCAATTATTGTGAGAGAGCACACTCCATCAACTAATCTGTTCATGTGCCTATGGTTCAATGAGGTGGTTCGCTTTACGTCCCGTGATCAACTGAGTTTTCCATATGTCCTTTGGCGGTTCAAAGAGTTTAGGAATATCAACATGTTCCCTGTTTGTACACGTAAAGATCTGGTTAATAGCATGGGTCACCTAAGAAAAGCGAAGCCTCTAACAAGTTAATGTATATTCGTTGTTTGCACGAGAAAGGTAGCCGAAACAAGAATGTTCAGGTCTTTCTCCAAGGTTCGAGCATATTGCTTCCTCTATTATGTGTGCTGATGACATTGGATAGAGAGATCGGATAGGATTAGCATATTCCTATTTATTCTTCAGAATTCAAAGGGCACTGTTTTTGCCCTGCAGCCTGCAGGGATAGGGAGAGGTCGAGGGGGTTTCATCAATGGGAAGAAGAGGAGAGCAGTGAATATGTTGTGTATTAAACAGAGTGGAAGGTCTTTTATTGATTTATAATTCTTTTATCATCACTTTTGAACAAAGTGGCGTTTTTTGGAAGgtttttttaatcaatttattattcttttattatcactagttttttgaaaatgctaaatttgttgGGTATTCTGCCAGAGATCGCATTCTACTGTGTTAATATTGAGGTGCGTTAACAAATTTAAGCACCTAGTTTAGCTCTCTTGGATTAGTGCAGGATTTGCTCAATAATAATGGTGATGGTCAAGACTAAAAATACTTCCATACTTGAGTCATTATACAAGAACCTTTCTATCACAGCTTCGTTTGttctggatatttttggatgttacGGCGAATTGCTGTtatagaaaacatatattataacaaaaCATGAAATTTGGTTCCGGCAAAAACTTAACTTTTATAGTGAAGTGGTGTTATATAAGATGTTGTAGAGAAGTCTGATTGTATTTGTTCTTTGTTTTCGATTACTTGATTGTTGGTGAAAAATTACTTACTATATTGGGCCTAGACTAAAATTTCTAATAAGCAACTTCTCTAGTGTAGTGTTGTCAACTACGCAAGTTAACTCTCTATTCTATTCTCTTGTTTAAAACGATTCTGTAAATGAGAAAGCCATCAGCCTCTTTCAGTATTGACCATAAAATGATGTATACTATATCCCAATCCCACACTGTCTTTTATGTCGTAGTCTTGGAGAAAGAATTCACAATTCAAAGGAATCGTAATATATACAAATGCAATTCATTTTACTGCCTCTGAataatataaaaagaaatatgaataaatttatttgaattgttacaaattgaaagaattattaaCAAAAAGGTCATATATGAGAAGTCATAATTGTTACAAATTTTCTTGctctatacatatatatatacttctCCACCTAAAGGTAGATTTTCTTAGTTGCCAGCCTTTGTGGTAGAGACAGCAAGTCTAGAAAGAATGAATACACAAATGGAGGAAACAAACACAGCTCCAGCAAAACAAGCTAGATCCAGTCCATTAACCACAGGAATATTCTTGAACTTCTCTAATACTCCAACTTGAAGTAGCATTATTAGTGCATGTCCTATTCTTGATTTGGCTTGCATCACTGATTTCATTCCCATTATTGATGGAATTGTCTGAAAGTAAGACAAGTTTTTGCCTGTCCCTTGATCTCCTTTAACATTAATATTTCTTGATCCCACGAACATGACATACAATCCCATTCCAAAAGTAAGCATAGCAGTCCCCAAAATAAACATatctgaaagaaaaaatagaacattaTATTGTCGATTAGAGTTTAACTTCTGTATGCTGATAGTGTATAATTCTTTTATACCATCAAATTAGACAAACATGTCACGGTCTATTAGTGACTCTACTTGGCCACATAAAAATGTTGGATTTTTTGTAGTGTGAATGGGAAATGAAAGGATGTCCCATATGAAATAAAGTGAAGAAAGTTATTAGACTtattttgaaaagcacttctatTAGTTCTTAAAGAATCGAATAGTAGGCAAACCTGTTGTCTTCGTAATTATTTGCACTATTAATATTAATGTTTATTTTCGTCAGTTGCATCAATTCCAAAAGGAAAGTGGAAACTATCAAAAGTTTAAGGAAGAGGAAAATAATAATTACCTATAGCTTCGATCAGTAGTTGCACGACATGTCCTAGGTCTGACTTTTGTGAGAGTGCCATAAAATAATGGAAGTATGACTCTATGACTAGGTAACAACCCTGCAAAATAACGAGGATGTTTAATTTATGTATTACAGTGATAATACAATTTAGAATCGAACTATCAATAAATATTACTAATATATTACCTCGACAAAGCATAACAATGAACCAATCAAAGTCCCTGCGACTGCAAAGAGAGTGAAGAACCTGCAATCCAAAATACCCTGCAAAACAGAATTCCATATATCCACTCAGAAAAATTTAATCTTTAGCATAACAATATACTTTCTTGGTTTCTTATTCATATAGTTAACATGAAGCAGGAAATGTCCATCTGGGATTTGGACTTGTGCACCAACACTATTAGTAGAATTTCAATTGTAAGGTGTAAGGGTCCGGAAAGGGCCGGACTATAAGGGTATATTATACGCCGTCTTATTTTGCATGTCTGCAAGAGACTATTTTcaccgtgacctcctggtcacatgtcAACAACTTTACCGGTTGCAAAGTTGAGCCAACTATGTATCTATGGACTATGCAGATATAAAAACAAAGTATTCCTCATATAATAAATCACGCTCATTTTGAATTCATGTATTCACGCCTCTGCTAATTAGAATATCCctatgagaaaaagaaaatccataCCTTCTCGATGAACAACTGCAAATGATGCAACTTCTGCGGCATTTCTTTGAGGAAAGTTTTCAAGTTCTGAAGTATCAGATCCGAGACATTTTCTACTACTAAACCGATATCTGGAAACCAGTTCTGTGTCATTGGTTCGTCAACAACCACACATGCCAATCTTGACATGGTGCCTGCCCCGCCAACAGCCTTAGCAGCCACTGGTTTCTTCTCCATATCTCCGCCACCAACATTAACCTTACTACCTTTGTTTAAACATAGTAACCTCAACGAATAATTACTGAAAGATTTACAAGGTTTTTGTTTCTGAGCATTGTCACCTAACCCCATATGTTTAGAGGTACGTAACAATCTACCACTGATGGCCATTGTTCAGCTTGTTtaattttctctttattttttttgctcTTACTTTCTTTCTCCATTGGACCCAAGTATTTATATACAATACATAGAAAGAGTGCAGAAGATTCGTGGCATATTAGCTAGTATTGTCGTGAAGTAACGTCAAGCGGAGCCCtgacgtaactggtaaagttgtctACTatatgaccaggaggtcacaggtTCAAATTGTGAAAACAACATCTTGCATAAATATAGGGTAAGACTGCATACAATAAAAGTTTTGTCCGTCTCCGGACCTGAAAGTTTAGTACAACGTGTTAGTACTTTTTGTCGTGAAGTACTGTGACCTTTGTTTTGGCCCTGTTCTCCACTTTTCTTGGAGAGGTTGGTTTTGGTAAGGTATTATGAATTTTTCAACAATGTTAGTACATTACAACGTGTAGGGTCATAAGCATTCTCTTCCGCACACGTGGCGGTTCGTGTCATTCCGCGGACTTCTATTCGTACAGAGAATAATTTCAGAATTTGGAAAGAGGGATTCCTTTTTGCTTTACGTGGTTGAATTTTAAAACGCAGCTTGGGGCTGTATATCAGCTGTCGCCCCCACGTGCCTTAATTTGTAAAACCCTAGCGAACGGTGTATGCGAACAGATTGAATGTCAAGCAATTGAAGTTCCAGTTTAGTGGTCATAAGGTGATAGGGTTTTTTTTAATAGGCGGAATAGGGCTAAATTTGAATATGTTAAACAGGTCGAAGCTTACAGCTTGTTTGGGTTTTATAATATTGATGCTGTGC
The nucleotide sequence above comes from Nicotiana tabacum cultivar K326 chromosome 12, ASM71507v2, whole genome shotgun sequence. Encoded proteins:
- the LOC107822013 gene encoding putative hexosyltransferase MUCI70, whose product is MSSMLNNNSISITVSDDEPDEFANKLRARARRKRKKIGHRSKTSCTHIILKKLLRWWPVLLFLLAAALLIFEASRIGTRPSSLVKKPDPVTEHKLNKPVEKKKPANLNRLDPVTHVVHGVREPCLKLLPAEELEHLDFPMDKVPADPIKLVIYTTKANPAYVDENMPFEQHSEATRFNLFTGNQTLKQRDESFKVKGEASIHCGFYSDKGGFRISVEDRSYMESCKAVVSTCAFGGGDDLYQPIGMSESSLKKVCFVAFWDEITLASQEADGHKVGDDHYIGKWRIILVKDLPFRDQRLNGKIPKMLVHRLFPNARYSIWVDSKSQLRRDPLGVLEALLWHSNSVLAISEHGARSSVYDEAKAVIKKNKATPEEVEVQLAQYRQDGLPEDKRFNGKKALAEASIIVREHTPSTNLFMCLWFNEVVRFTSRDQLSFPYVLWRFKEFRNINMFPVCTRKDLVNSMGHLRKAKPLTS
- the LOC107822011 gene encoding uncharacterized protein LOC107822011 encodes the protein MAISGRLLRTSKHMGLGDNAQKQKPCKSFSNYSLRLLCLNKGSKVNVGGGDMEKKPVAAKAVGGAGTMSRLACVVVDEPMTQNWFPDIGLVVENVSDLILQNLKTFLKEMPQKLHHLQLFIEKGILDCRFFTLFAVAGTLIGSLLCFVEGCYLVIESYFHYFMALSQKSDLGHVVQLLIEAIDMFILGTAMLTFGMGLYVMFVGSRNINVKGDQGTGKNLSYFQTIPSIMGMKSVMQAKSRIGHALIMLLQVGVLEKFKNIPVVNGLDLACFAGAVFVSSICVFILSRLAVSTTKAGN